taacagcatgtgtggaaacaggtcaaaatgttatgtttatttttttttaattatctttttaggtacagaagtgccattcactggaaaagaaaaggcattttgtctgttagagtacactcgaacacagttgaacaagactgtgcagcgtgcatttatgagagaattctctaagaatgcaccaactgcaatgtagatttggacatggcacaaaaagttcaaagaggaaggctgtctgtgcaagGCAAAATGATCTGGACGACCACGGAACGCTCTTTGAGCATCGGAAGAGATGGTCGAGCGGGTTCGCGAAAAACTCTTGCAAAACCCCAAGAAGTCCATAAGAAGAGCAAGCCTGGAGACCCAGATTCCTCCAACAACAGTTTGCTGTGTCCTGAGGAAACATTTGCGAATGAAACCCTACAAGTTGCACCTTGTTCAGTACCATGTCTCAGGCAGCGTGCATAtttaaaatttgtgaaattgttcatggaatccacatacctttgaatttctcattcaaattttgaggaataaatcttatattggggcggcacgatggtgtagtggttagcgctgtcgcctcacagcaagaaggtccgggtttgagccccgtggccggcgagggcttttctgtgcggagtttgcatgttgtccctgtgtccgcgtgggtttcctccgggtgctccggtttcccccacagtccaaagacatgcaggttaggttaactggtgactctaaattgaccgtaggtgtgaatgtgagtgtgaatggttgtctgtgtctatgtgtcagccctatgatgacctggcgacttgtccagggtgtaccccgcctttcacccgtagtcaactgggataggctccagcttgccagcgaccctgtagaacaggataaagcggctagagataatgagatgagaaatcttaTATTGATCaatattaagcctgttcagtttcatttgcctagactatgtagtttctgggatatttacatctcaaataatatcaatttttttgaaacaccctgtgtgtgtgtgtattttatatatatatatatatatatatatatatatatatatatatatatatatatatatatacagtgccttgaaaaagtattcataccccttgaacttttccaccttacaaccacgaacttaaaagttttttattgagattttatgtgatagaccaacacagagtagcacataattgtgaagtgaaacgaaaatgataaatggtcttcaaaatttgaaacaaataaaaatctgaaaaatgtggtgtgcattagtattcagccccccatactctgatacctctaaatacaatccagtgcaatcacttgccttcagaagtcatctaattagttaatagagtcctactgtgtgtaatttactctcagcataaatacacttgttctgtgaaggcctcagtggtttgttagagaacactgaagaacaaacagcatcatgaagaccaaagaactcaccagacaggtcagggataaagttctggagaagtttaaagcagggttaggttataaaaaaatatcccaagctctgaacatctcaagaagcactgttcaatccatcattcaaaaatggaaaaagtatggcacaactgcaaacctaccaagacatggccgtccacctaaaccgacagagcaagcaaggagagcactggtcagagaagcagccaagaggcccatggtcactctggaggagctgcagaaatccacagctcaggtgggagaatctgtgcacaggacaactataagtcgtacactccacaaatctggcctttttggaagagtggcaagaagaaagccattgttgaaaaacaggcataagaagtcccatttgcagttcgccagaagccatgtaggggacacagaaagcatgtggaagaaggtgctttggtcagatgagaccaaagttgaactttttggcctaaatgcaaagcgctatgtgtggcggaaaactaacactgctcatcaccctgcacacaccatccccactgtgaaacatggtggtggcagcatcatgctatggggatgctttttttcagcagggacagggaagctggtcagagttgatgggaagatggatggagctaaatacagggcaatcctggaagaaaacctgttggaggctgcaaaagacttgagactgggaaggagattcaccttccagcaagacaatgaccctaaacatacagccagagctacaatggaatggtttagatcaaagaatattcatatgttagaatgacccagtcaaagtccagacctaaatcccattgagcatctgtggcaagacttgaaaattgctgttcaccgatgctctccatccaatctggctgagcttgagctattttgcaaagaagaatgggcaaaaatttcagtgtctagatgtgcaaagctggtagagacataccataaaagacttgcagctgtaattgcagcaaaaggtggctctacaaagtattgacgcagggggggctgaatactaatgcacatcacatttttcagatttttatttgtttaaaattttgaagaccatttatcattttcataaatatattacgttcattatgtcttcttctttaaatcaaaataattagttttcttttgtttcagacatgtaaaagctttttacctttacctgacatgtttcgacggtgtaacttccgtcttcatcagagggtcacccggatgttggtgtgtgacgtgcctttataatcagctgatgttacggaggtgttacaccgtcgaaacatgtcaggtaaaggtaaaaagcttttacatgtctgaaacaaaagaaaactaattattttgatttataattttcgtttcactttacaattatgtgctactctgtgttggtctatcacataaaatctcaataaaaaacttttaagttcgtggttgtaaggtggaaaaatgtgaaaaagttcaaggggtatgaatactttttcaaggcactgtatatagcgGCAGAGAAGGGAAGGCTCTCTGTAGTCTTCGGCATTGCCCTCAGCATTGGTGCCGGTGCCCTAGACAAAGGGGGAGAACGAAAATGAGTGTACATGCACTGTGTGACCTTCACTAACCTCTAAATGTGGTTATGCCACTCCAGTCCTGTCTGATCAGCTGGCTGtgccctgtagccacgctgcttttGGCTGTCGAAAACAGCACTGCTGAAGCAGTAGAATGAGGAGCTATGCACTGTTTATGTAGCAGTTTTCCCCAGCCACCATCTCAGCCCCCCAGCTCCAAGCCTCCATCTTCCAAGTCTCAGTCCAGAGGCAGTACCTCCTGGAAAGGCCATTGGCATTCCCGTGCTGGGTCCCGGTTCTGTACTAGACCTGAAAAAAGAAGTCCTGAAGAGACAAGAACCAGTGAGTAACacaagctttggtatttttggtgGCCACCATCCACTGTAGTGGGGCATGGCCAGTGACCAATGTGAAATGATGAACAGACAGATAATACCTTAACTTAGTTACTACCCACCTGATGGCCAAGTCTTCTCTTTCCACAGCTGCATAATAATTCTCAGCTGGAGGTAGTTTGTGGCTTATGTACAGCATGGGATGCTCATCACCCTCTCCGACCTGTGAGAGCACAGCACCCAGGCCCATCCCCAAAGCATCCATATGTACAATAAACAGGAGGTCGACACAGTGGTTTTGGAGGACAGGCAATGGTGAGGGCCTTCTTCAGGGCCTGGAATGCCTGCTCTGCCTGGTTGGTCCATCGCACTTTAGAGGAGAGGCCAGAGAGGAAAAGTTAGGCACAAATCTGCTATAATATCCAGTCAGCCCCAAGAACGCACCTACCCAGCACTTGGTGGTGGGCCGGGGATACTTCTCCATCCCACTTTCTTTTCCTGTGGCTTCAGCAGCCCCTGGCTGATGCTGTAGCCCTGGTACTGCGCTTCGGTCAACCCCAGATGGCACTTTCGGGGGTTGACAGTGAGCCCAGCCTTTCTCAGCTCCCCTTGGATGGATTTTAGATGGTGCACATGATCAGCCCAGGTGGATTAAGGGGTGATGACATCATCCAGGTATGCGGCAGCAAACTTTCAGTGGGGGCACAGCACAATGTCCATTGGAAGGTCGGTGGCGCCACATAGAGGCCGAATGGGAGCAACTGGTACTACCATGGCCTGACGCGGTGATGAAGGTGGTCTTGAGATGGACCTGGGGCATCAGGACCACCTGCCAGTAGCCCTTGGTGAGGTCCAGGGTGGAGATGGATTGAGCCCTCCCAAGCCTGTCAACCAGATTGTCCACTCTGGGCAGGGGATAGCTGTCGAAGTCTGAGACCGCACTGAACTTCCTGAAGTCAGTGCATAGTCTTAGACTTCCATTGGGCTTGAGTCCTGCCACAATGTGGCTTGATCGGGGCTAGTGGACTCTTCAGTGATGCCATCTTGCAGCATTTGCGCCACCTCATCCTCAATCACAAGATGGCAGGCCTCTGAAACACAATAAGGGTGCTGATGAATTGCCACCCCAGGGGGGATCTTGATGTCATGCTGGATCAGGTAGGTCCAACCTGGTTTTACTGCAAACACATCTGCATACTGGTCCAGCAGCTCTCCCAGCTCTTGGCACTATCGGCTGGAGAAGTCTTCTCCCAGCTGGACCAGTGCAAGCCCTGTGAGTTTTTGGGGACACAAGggcatgggctgagagcagtggaAGGGGCTCAATCCAGTGCTTTAACAGATTTATATGGTACAGTTGGGTATCTTTGTACTTACCTGGCTGTTGCAGGCAGTAATTCATTGGCCTGACATGCTCAGCCACCATGAAGGGACCTTGGCACCATGCGAGGAACTTGCAGTTGGTGGTGGGGAGGAGTAGCAGCATCTGATCTCTGGGCTGGAACTCCTGGGGTTGGGCAGAGTGGTTGTTGTAGCGGCTCTGCTCAGCCTGGGGGGCGAGCACGTGTTGGCACATGATCAGAGTCACTTTGTCAATGTGCTCTTGCATTTCTTTCACATGCTCGATGGTAGTCCAGCAGTGTGAGGGCTGCTCTTCCCAGGCCCCCTTGATCATATCCAGGAAGCCCCAGGGCCTTCTCCTGAACAGCAGTTCCCTgttaaacaattagaatattgtgaaaaagttcaatattttccatcaattatttaagaaagtgaaaaatattttctagattcattacatgtaaactaaaatgtttcaagcatttttatattttaattttgataattatggcctatacccccaaaaaataataaagaaaatctcaaaatatgagaatatttcatttccagttggagtaaaacagtataaaatactgtgtatctcttggtttagttcagtacatgcaaccataatcatggggaagactggtgacttgacagttgtccagaagatgatcatcaacaccctccacaaggagggtaaaccgcagaaggtcactgctaaaaaggctggctggaaaaggtgcacaagcaacagggatgactgcagccttgagaggattgtcaagaaaagtcgattcaagaacttgggaaagcTTCACAGTGAGTGGACTGAGGCAGGTATCAGTGTATCaaaagccaccacacacagatgtcttcaggaaaggggctacaactgtaatATCAGTTGCTGATATTACAGTGGCTacaacatcagaagcgtcttacctgggctaaggagagaaagaactggactgttgcacagtggtccaaagtcctcttttcagatgaaagtaaattttgcatttcatttggaaatcaaggtcctaaagTCTGGAGGAAAAGTGGAGGGGCAGAgaatccaaggtatttgaagtccagtgtgaattttccacagtctgtgatgatttggggtaccatggcatctgctggtgttggtccactgtgttttatcaagtctaaagtcaacacagccgtgtccgaggagattttagagcacttcatgcttccatctgctgacaagctttatggagatgccaatttccttttccagcaggatttagcacttgcccacagtgccaaaactactaccaaatggtttgctgaccatgatgttactgtgcttgactggccagccaactcgcctgacctgaactccatagagaatctatggggtatcacCAAGAGgatgatgagaaacacccgacccaaaactaTAGACGagatgaaggccactatcaaagcaactggGGCTTCAATaatacctcagcagtgccacaggctgataacCTCCATGGCACacggcattgatgcagtaattcgtggtaaaggagccccaaccaagtattgagtgtataaatgaacttttcggaagttggacatttctgtattgtaaatgctTTTTGGTTGATCTTAGTAAATGCTCTAATAATTTATTGGATTtatgattttcatgagctgtaacccataatcatcaaaattaaaacaaaaaaaaggcttgaaatatttcagtttacatgtaatgaatatggaatatatgaaaatgtactttaaattatgaaaaaattaaCCTTTTCAAGATATTTGTTTGAGATGCACACACGATGATTACTTGATTAATGGTTAGAATTATGTCAAATATTAAAGATGCAAAATATAGAACATGCATAACTctattccccccccaacacacacacacacacacacacactaatccatCAACGCAGCATTGATGCACATCAACAAAATCTCAGACTTTGTCCATCAAAAACAGCCTTGCTTCAGAATCAGCCATTTACACCCCAGACAGAATTACAAGAAGACCTTTTCTTCAATGAACAGAGTTCAGAAGGGCTAGTACACTATCAGACTCTTCATTCTTGCTTGTTTCAGGGGCAGATGGAAGGAAAGAGCTCTAGATAAGAATTCTGGCTTCGGAGCAAGGATACACAGGGCCGTAAGGTGGCTTGTATAATTGCTTGTCTCAGAAAGGCAGATACTGAAAGGATTTATTCAGGCTTAATAAAGCCTGCGTGCCTCACCAGAGTGCATGTGTCAGCTTGAGAATGTCACTCAAAGAAGCTGAGTGTGTGGAATCACTGGAACTGGCTGGGTATATTCACATGCAGGCATTCTATTAACCATGGAGATGCATCCAGATACATTTCATGGCCTcatttaagaaaggaaaaaaaaaaaaaaacccacacaaacaaaTTGTAATAAATATAATGAGAAAATATTGGGAGGATTGCAGAATGGAATTATAACATAACTTTATTTTTGTCATTGTATCTTATTTTAACAGCATGAGCAGAATGTAAAGAGACAGAACCAGGTTTGTAGTTAGAGTATCAAATACGGAATGTGCATCTGATTTACTGAATGTTTAAGATTTAATCATCAGAATAAATAAAGCAGATCTTTACTGCAGTGATTCAAACAGAAATCGGCAATAAACATTGTTTCTAATTGGTAGGTTATTCCTTCtgaatattaaaaaacaaacaaacaaaaacacataaGAAAACATATGAAGCCTTTCGACGAAGAGTGCTGTAGTATATAGGAAACCACCTGAGTTCTGTCAACACCATCTGTTTCCTTGCTTAATGGGGGATGGTAACAAAGAGAAAAAGATATATGACCTCTGGAAGAGCAACAGTAAACACAGTGAAgcagaacaaacaaaaaaagaaaaaaagaaactaaCATGCCAAATAATCTCATAGAACTTTATTTTATGTAtatatttcattattacacatacaacagCAATAAATTCAGAGATGCCACAGGAAGATGCTTAAACTTCGGCATCATATTAATGTGTTTGCGGAAAATATTTAGTTAACTTCCAAAATTATGTACATCAGACTTAAGCACATTCCATTTCCTGCTGTTTTGTACATAAACTTTGAAGGTTATATCAGGTTTGGGCACAAccactttatttttaaattttttttttttttttacagcattcTATGAAAAGTGACATTAAAGCCTTCTACAATATGTTACAAAAATATACTTAGAAAAAGAATGTGATCAAAAAAAATTTGCAATAAAAGTTGGAGTGACAAGAAtggtcaaggaaaaaaaaaaaaaaaaaagtcacaaatgtaACCTGTAGGGGCAAATTTTAAATGTGCAAGAACTATTCAAAGTGTAACACAGTATTAGATTCAGAATGTTTTGGAAATGTAGTGCCAGTGCAACGATGACCTGGTTTTGACCTTAAATATAACGACAAAATGTGTTTATTCAAACTATAAATCAACAATCAGGCTACTAAAatgctcccttttttttttttaaataaaaacactcAAATGTATGACTGACAAAATGTTGAGCCATAATGACAAAAGCTTTTAAGAAAGAAGAACCTGAAAGTATAAAAATGGACCACAGGTCCTTGTGTGAATTCTCTTTATATACGTCTTAATAATCTTAATTTTTAAAGCTGTATATACATAACATGTTTATACATACAGAGGTACACACTGCTTTCCTGGAGTGACTGTGTAGGGAATATGCAGGTCTACTTCCTTTTTGCGTTCACACTTTTACACACCCAGTTCATGCCATCCTGAGACACACAAACAAATTAGcactttattattatatatattatacattGTTAGAATCTAATTTTTCCTGTTTTGTTTACAAGATACAAATTAAACACAGTTAAGAAGTTATCATGAGCAAGGATTTAACCGAAAGCCATAAAAACCCTTCTATATGTATAATTACCTGGACACCTTCACCAGTGAGAGCTGAACAGGGCTGGATCTGCCATACTCTGTCTCGAATGGTGTGCAGGTTCAGTCCCTCAGCGATTTCAGATGCAGGGGCTGCAGTGAGGAGGTCTTGCTTATTAGCAAAGATGAGAACAGGAACCCCACTGAGCTTCTCTTCATCTAATAACTCAGCCAACTCCTGTGAAGAGCAGCACAAAAACATTAGTGTCGTATGTTTTAAATTAACAGTAAAATAACAGCAGGTGAAGTATGATGCATAGCATTACCTGTCCTGTTTCTTCAAATCGTTTGCGATCTGCACTGTCAATAACATAAATCTGAAGAAAAAGAAATTAATTGATCTTTCAAAGAAAACTCATGAAAGCACTTTGAGTTATGATGTACAAATGCCATGCCACTCACCAGAAGATCTGTATTTTCAAAGTAGTTCCTCCAGTATGGCCTGATCTTACGCTGTCCACCAATATCCCACACGTTTAGTT
Above is a genomic segment from Neoarius graeffei isolate fNeoGra1 chromosome 14, fNeoGra1.pri, whole genome shotgun sequence containing:
- the arl3b gene encoding ADP-ribosylation factor-like protein 3, which translates into the protein MGLLSILRKLKSTPDQEVRILLLGLDNGGKTTLLKQLASEDISHITPTQGFNIKSVQSQGFKLNVWDIGGQRKIRPYWRNYFENTDLLIYVIDSADRKRFEETGQELAELLDEEKLSGVPVLIFANKQDLLTAAPASEIAEGLNLHTIRDRVWQIQPCSALTGEGVQDGMNWVCKSVNAKRK